One window of the Acidobacteriota bacterium genome contains the following:
- a CDS encoding sigma-54 dependent transcriptional regulator, with protein sequence MKKILIIDDDLDFCWTLQEILKNSGYETKSITEGKRALQEVKKYQPNLILLDQRLKDINGIELMQKLKEVERNLVVIMITAYGATKSAVEAMKLGAFDYITKPFDNDELLLIIKKALETQSLSEEIDILRRRFEEESKSDEIDLIGNSQPIRYILNQVRTVAPTNMTVLLRGESGTGKELIAELIHRKSQRKDKPFVVVDCGALPDSLFESELFGYEKGAFTGANFKKEGYFELANGGTIFLDEIGNLTQITQTKLLRVLQERKIRPLGGKKIIDVDVRIISATNKNLEESIKDGSFRTDLFHRLNEFAIYIPPLRERKDDIPVLAKHFIKEANREFNKNIEGLSSKAMRYILEYHWPGNVRELKNLIKRAVLLANKIIMLENLSINSEIYPYFCTLDADLYLERGLSFFDITKKFVEPIEAAYSDESGH encoded by the coding sequence ATGAAAAAAATATTGATAATAGATGATGATCTGGATTTTTGTTGGACATTACAAGAGATTCTAAAAAATTCAGGATACGAGACAAAATCCATTACTGAAGGCAAACGAGCTCTCCAGGAAGTTAAAAAATATCAACCAAATTTGATTTTACTGGATCAGAGATTAAAGGACATAAATGGAATAGAACTTATGCAAAAATTGAAGGAAGTTGAAAGAAATCTGGTAGTTATCATGATAACAGCCTATGGTGCAACAAAGAGTGCAGTTGAAGCGATGAAATTAGGTGCTTTTGATTATATCACAAAACCTTTTGATAATGATGAACTACTCCTTATAATTAAAAAAGCATTGGAAACTCAATCTCTAAGTGAAGAAATAGATATTTTAAGAAGACGCTTTGAAGAGGAATCTAAGAGTGATGAGATAGATTTAATAGGAAATAGTCAACCAATTCGATATATTCTTAACCAGGTAAGAACTGTAGCTCCAACCAATATGACTGTTCTCCTTAGAGGGGAGAGTGGGACAGGAAAAGAGCTTATCGCTGAGCTGATTCATAGAAAAAGCCAAAGAAAAGACAAACCTTTCGTGGTAGTTGATTGTGGAGCTCTTCCTGACAGTTTATTCGAAAGTGAACTGTTTGGGTATGAAAAAGGAGCTTTTACTGGCGCCAATTTCAAAAAAGAAGGATATTTTGAATTAGCAAATGGAGGCACTATATTTTTAGATGAAATTGGGAATTTAACACAAATAACTCAAACAAAACTTCTTAGAGTATTACAAGAACGAAAAATTAGACCTCTGGGAGGGAAAAAAATAATAGATGTTGATGTGAGAATAATTTCAGCAACGAATAAAAATTTAGAAGAAAGTATTAAAGATGGAAGTTTCAGAACAGACCTTTTTCATAGACTCAATGAATTTGCAATTTACATTCCTCCTCTTCGGGAGAGAAAGGATGATATACCTGTATTGGCAAAACATTTTATAAAAGAAGCTAATAGAGAATTTAATAAAAATATAGAAGGATTATCTTCAAAAGCAATGAGGTATATCCTTGAATATCATTGGCCAGGAAACGTTCGTGAACTTAAGAACTTGATAAAAAGGGCTGTGCTTTTAGCAAATAAAATTATTATGCTGGAAAATCTTTCGATTAATTCAGAAATTTATCCCTATTTTTGTACTTTAGATGCTGATTTATATTTGGAAAGAGGACTCTCTTTCTTCGATATCACTAAAAAATTTGTTGAACCAATTGAAGCTGCATATTCCGATGAATCTGGCCACTGA
- a CDS encoding ATP-binding protein: MRKKIEENLREEKIRAEKLFSQLEFAHQTLREIQSQMIKEETMVTTGELATGIAHEIRNPLGIIHASAQFCLDTFFLPKDLRKHLKTILRNAENANKVIRDLLEFAKPADIELKPGEISKILDKTCALLRAKCLQQRIRVVKKISKYLPKIMLDEKHLEGAFLNFMLNSTESMPDGGTLKISGDLKKDKKSVIITISDTGCGIDPKNIKYIFTPFYTTKRGGVGLGLSIARRIIDIHKGKIRFKSKVGSGTKAIIKFPVINN; encoded by the coding sequence ATGCGAAAGAAGATTGAAGAAAATTTAAGAGAGGAAAAAATAAGAGCTGAAAAGCTTTTTTCTCAATTAGAATTCGCCCATCAAACATTAAGAGAAATTCAGAGTCAAATGATTAAGGAAGAAACTATGGTAACCACTGGAGAATTAGCTACTGGAATTGCCCATGAGATAAGAAATCCTTTAGGAATAATCCATGCTTCAGCCCAATTCTGCTTGGATACATTCTTTCTGCCGAAAGATTTAAGAAAACATTTAAAAACTATTTTGAGAAATGCAGAGAATGCAAATAAAGTCATAAGAGATTTACTTGAATTTGCAAAGCCCGCTGATATTGAGTTAAAGCCTGGTGAAATTAGTAAGATATTGGATAAAACTTGTGCGTTGCTTAGAGCTAAATGTCTCCAACAGAGAATTCGCGTAGTAAAAAAAATATCAAAATATCTTCCAAAAATCATGCTCGATGAGAAACATCTTGAAGGAGCGTTTTTAAATTTCATGCTAAATAGTACTGAATCAATGCCAGATGGAGGAACTCTTAAAATTTCTGGGGATCTTAAGAAAGATAAAAAATCCGTTATTATAACTATTTCTGATACAGGATGTGGAATAGATCCCAAAAATATCAAGTATATTTTTACTCCATTTTATACCACAAAAAGAGGAGGAGTTGGTTTAGGCTTATCAATAGCGCGGCGTATTATAGATATCCATAAAGGAAAAATACGTTTCAAAAGTAAAGTAGGTTCAGGAACAAAGGCTATTATTAAATTTCCTGTGATTAATAATTAA
- a CDS encoding PAS domain S-box protein, translated as MKRENILIVEDDSVFREMVYDMVKTLGYDCSLAKDGIEALKIIKNERFSLLITDLLMPEMDGIELMKEAKKIFPNLWIIAMTGYALEYPFEKIIESGASDYIKKPFTFKEFEIKLLRAIREKELINELTVLNQINILFASSNRIENILEEALNIFMNGFGYLSCILYLKEEKAEIFEYKNILKAHEKLLPKKHIRIEKDNRISLISKDGEFLFIPDVTGDKEYLKNNELAKSAVLVPIKIGNEVVAGLNVESEIVNGFNEQDIERIRSFANQISIALENFFLQLQTQQERDKFLDLYNNAPFGYHSLNSKGMFLDINDTELGWLGYSREELTGEKHFFEIVTPESYKNFSRNFQKLIKSGYIHDIELELIRKDNTTFPVLLNARALYDRKGNFIKSRASILDITQRKLAEHEINGMRNILETTQNNLDIGLCTLDLDLCVIQLNSWMKKHYPWIEVGKVCYTSFGDKKEPCPWCPVIKCFKSGKTERSDAMIESPNSRQYLNFIASPIRDRKGEITGAVETIIDITEQKMVEERIEFLANIITESKAAIVGVDLKGNITLFNRGA; from the coding sequence ATGAAGAGAGAAAATATTTTAATTGTTGAGGATGATTCAGTTTTTCGTGAAATGGTCTATGATATGGTTAAAACTCTCGGATATGATTGTTCATTGGCAAAAGATGGAATAGAAGCATTAAAAATTATAAAAAATGAGAGATTTTCTCTTCTAATAACAGATTTATTAATGCCTGAAATGGATGGGATAGAACTTATGAAGGAAGCAAAGAAAATTTTTCCCAATTTATGGATTATAGCAATGACTGGTTATGCTCTGGAGTATCCCTTTGAAAAAATTATAGAATCTGGTGCATCAGATTATATAAAGAAACCCTTTACTTTTAAGGAATTCGAAATAAAGCTACTCCGTGCAATCAGGGAAAAAGAATTAATTAATGAACTTACTGTATTAAATCAAATAAATATACTCTTTGCTTCCTCTAATAGAATAGAAAATATACTGGAGGAAGCTCTAAATATATTCATGAATGGGTTTGGGTATCTTTCTTGTATACTTTATCTTAAAGAAGAGAAGGCAGAAATCTTTGAATATAAGAATATCTTAAAAGCTCATGAAAAGTTGTTGCCAAAAAAACATATAAGAATTGAAAAGGATAATAGAATAAGTTTAATTTCTAAAGATGGTGAGTTTCTCTTTATACCTGATGTAACAGGAGATAAAGAATATTTAAAAAATAATGAGCTTGCCAAGTCAGCAGTGTTGGTGCCGATAAAAATTGGCAATGAAGTTGTTGCTGGACTAAATGTGGAAAGCGAAATTGTGAATGGATTTAATGAACAAGATATTGAGAGGATAAGATCTTTTGCTAATCAAATATCAATTGCTTTAGAAAATTTTTTTCTCCAACTTCAAACCCAACAGGAAAGAGATAAATTTTTAGATCTTTATAATAATGCACCCTTTGGATATCATTCTCTTAACTCGAAAGGAATGTTTTTGGATATAAATGATACTGAATTAGGTTGGTTGGGATATTCCCGGGAAGAATTAACAGGAGAAAAACATTTCTTTGAAATTGTTACTCCTGAAAGTTATAAAAATTTTTCTCGAAATTTCCAAAAACTTATAAAATCAGGTTATATCCACGATATTGAACTTGAATTAATCAGAAAAGATAACACCACATTTCCAGTTCTATTAAATGCAAGAGCTCTTTATGATAGAAAAGGGAATTTTATAAAGAGCAGGGCTTCCATATTAGATATCACCCAACGGAAATTGGCCGAGCATGAGATTAACGGAATGAGGAACATACTCGAAACCACTCAAAACAATTTAGATATAGGTCTTTGTACATTAGACTTAGATTTATGCGTTATCCAATTAAATTCCTGGATGAAAAAGCACTACCCATGGATAGAAGTGGGAAAAGTATGTTACACTTCCTTTGGGGACAAAAAGGAGCCATGTCCATGGTGTCCTGTAATTAAATGTTTTAAATCAGGAAAGACAGAGAGAAGTGATGCCATGATTGAATCCCCCAATAGCAGACAATATTTAAACTTTATAGCTTCACCCATAAGAGATAGAAAGGGAGAAATAACTGGAGCAGTGGAAACAATTATCGATATTACTGAACAGAAAATGGTAGAAGAAAGGATAGAATTTTTAGCTAATATTATTACAGAATCAAAAGCAGCAATTGTCGGTGTAGATCTCAAAGGTAATATCACTCTCTTTAATAGAGGTGCTTAA
- a CDS encoding beta-ketoacyl-ACP synthase III, with product MNKAIIQGTGHYVPKNVITNFDLEKLMDTSDEWIRERSGIVERRFVDPGESTSDLAYKASLIAIEDADISKEEIDFIIFATLSPDHLFPGAGVFLQEKLGLTGIGVLDVRNQCTGFIYALSVADQYVKTGMYKKILVIGAEVQSVHLNMSTEGRDMAVLFGDGAGAVIVSKNERDDGKGIIATHLHADGRFADILWMEKPRITDKPYFSLELIQDKRRFPTMQGKMVFKLASEKMPECMKEILEENNLSVNDLDFLIPHQANYRITEMVGKILGISPEKVVSNIHKYGNTTAASIPIAFDEIKKEGKIKDGSLIGLTAFGSGLTWGSALIRM from the coding sequence ATGAATAAAGCTATCATCCAGGGAACAGGCCATTATGTTCCAAAGAATGTAATTACAAATTTTGATTTAGAAAAGTTGATGGATACATCAGACGAATGGATAAGAGAAAGATCCGGTATTGTAGAAAGAAGGTTTGTTGATCCTGGGGAGAGCACATCTGATCTTGCATACAAAGCATCTCTTATAGCTATTGAAGATGCAGACATTTCAAAAGAAGAAATTGACTTTATCATATTTGCAACCTTAAGTCCTGACCATTTATTTCCTGGAGCGGGTGTATTTCTTCAGGAGAAGCTTGGCTTGACAGGTATTGGAGTTCTCGATGTAAGAAATCAGTGTACAGGCTTTATCTATGCCTTATCTGTGGCAGATCAATATGTAAAAACAGGGATGTATAAAAAAATACTTGTGATCGGAGCTGAAGTTCAGTCTGTTCATTTAAATATGAGTACTGAAGGAAGAGATATGGCTGTTCTTTTTGGAGACGGAGCTGGAGCTGTTATAGTTTCGAAAAATGAAAGGGATGATGGAAAAGGGATTATTGCTACCCATCTTCATGCTGATGGGAGATTTGCGGATATTTTATGGATGGAGAAGCCACGCATTACAGATAAACCTTATTTTTCTTTGGAATTAATACAGGACAAAAGAAGATTTCCCACCATGCAAGGAAAGATGGTTTTCAAACTTGCTTCAGAAAAAATGCCTGAATGCATGAAGGAAATCCTCGAGGAAAATAATCTTTCCGTAAATGATTTAGATTTTCTTATTCCCCATCAGGCAAATTACAGAATAACTGAAATGGTCGGAAAAATACTTGGAATCTCTCCTGAAAAAGTTGTCTCAAACATTCATAAGTATGGAAATACAACTGCCGCTTCTATACCAATTGCCTTTGATGAAATTAAAAAAGAAGGAAAGATAAAGGATGGAAGTCTTATAGGGTTAACTGCCTTTGGTTCTGGATTAACCTGGGGCTCAGCATTAATCAGGATGTAA
- a CDS encoding polyprenyl synthetase family protein: MLKEIYKLIQDDLDKVERKFYEYTNSPIGLVSDIGRYIFRSGGKRIRPALMIFSSKLFSYKGEDLIDFASAVEFIHTASIVHDDIVDNSKLRRGRESIHTTWGPNITVLLGDFFYITSIKLIVKKENMEVIKVLSETTANMVEGELWEISKIGDINLNEEEYLEIIKKKTADLFSASCSVGAILSGANEDEIKTLAEYGMNIGMIFQLTDDLLDFISDEKALGKPVLSDLMEGKITLPLIYLLKQEKEINFYKIKAALKDKNFNKSFKDDIVSMIKNEGADEYVKNVARKFSQSAKKNLDIFSDSSYKQALFNLPDIILNRKK; this comes from the coding sequence ATGCTTAAAGAAATTTATAAACTAATCCAGGATGATCTTGATAAAGTTGAAAGAAAATTTTATGAATATACTAATTCTCCTATAGGATTAGTCTCAGATATAGGAAGATATATTTTTAGAAGTGGTGGAAAGAGAATTAGACCTGCATTGATGATATTTTCATCAAAACTTTTTAGCTATAAGGGAGAGGATCTTATAGATTTTGCTTCAGCAGTTGAATTCATTCATACAGCAAGCATAGTCCACGATGATATAGTAGATAACTCAAAATTAAGAAGAGGAAGAGAAAGCATTCATACAACGTGGGGTCCAAACATTACTGTTCTTCTTGGAGATTTCTTTTACATAACATCGATTAAACTCATTGTGAAAAAAGAAAATATGGAAGTCATAAAAGTCCTTTCAGAAACTACTGCGAATATGGTAGAGGGAGAATTATGGGAAATTTCAAAAATAGGTGATATCAATTTGAACGAAGAAGAGTATCTTGAAATAATAAAGAAAAAAACTGCTGATTTGTTTTCTGCGTCATGTTCAGTCGGAGCTATTCTTTCCGGAGCGAATGAAGATGAAATTAAAACTTTAGCTGAATATGGAATGAATATTGGAATGATATTTCAACTTACTGATGACTTATTGGATTTTATATCAGATGAAAAAGCTCTTGGAAAGCCTGTGCTTTCGGATCTTATGGAAGGGAAAATCACTCTTCCATTGATATACCTCCTCAAACAAGAAAAAGAAATAAATTTTTATAAAATAAAGGCTGCCCTTAAGGATAAAAATTTTAATAAATCGTTCAAAGATGATATTGTTTCAATGATTAAGAATGAAGGTGCTGATGAGTATGTCAAAAATGTTGCAAGGAAATTTTCCCAATCTGCAAAGAAAAATTTGGACATATTTAGCGACTCATCGTATAAACAGGCACTCTTTAATCTTCCTGATATTATCCTTAATAGAAAAAAATAA
- the cyaB gene encoding class IV adenylate cyclase: MENKNLEKEIKLKIKNLNQIKLKIKKLNAVLEKRRSFEDNVLFDFPDNSLRKKGFALRIRKQGNEAYLTFKGEKIRSKNFKIREELEIKLENPDILYDIFTRIGLKKTFRYQKFRTLFKISDVHVALDETPVGNFIEIEGKEENIISMAEKLGYRDNDIITLDYVEIFKKTHKKGNMIFIK; this comes from the coding sequence TTGGAAAACAAAAATTTAGAAAAAGAGATTAAATTAAAAATTAAGAATTTAAACCAAATTAAGCTAAAGATTAAAAAATTAAATGCTGTTTTAGAAAAAAGGAGAAGCTTTGAAGACAATGTTTTATTTGATTTTCCAGATAATTCATTGAGGAAAAAAGGATTTGCATTAAGAATAAGAAAGCAAGGAAATGAAGCATATCTTACCTTCAAAGGGGAAAAAATAAGGTCAAAAAACTTTAAAATAAGAGAAGAATTAGAGATAAAACTCGAAAACCCTGACATTCTTTATGACATTTTTACCAGAATTGGTCTAAAAAAAACATTTAGATATCAAAAATTCAGGACACTTTTTAAAATATCAGATGTTCATGTTGCTCTTGATGAAACTCCTGTTGGAAATTTTATCGAGATTGAAGGAAAAGAAGAAAATATCATTTCAATGGCAGAGAAATTAGGCTATAGAGATAATGATATTATAACGCTGGATTATGTAGAGATTTTTAAAAAAACACACAAAAAAGGGAATATGATTTTTATTAAATAG
- the rpoZ gene encoding DNA-directed RNA polymerase subunit omega, whose translation MKRFEGIDSKFRFVIIAAKRSRELMKGSPAKINTKYKNPVKIAQEEISKGYIKYRTIEEDTI comes from the coding sequence GTGAAAAGATTTGAAGGAATAGATAGTAAGTTTAGATTCGTTATTATAGCTGCAAAAAGGAGTAGAGAACTTATGAAGGGCTCTCCTGCGAAAATAAATACAAAATATAAAAATCCAGTAAAAATAGCCCAGGAAGAAATATCTAAAGGCTATATTAAATATAGAACAATTGAAGAAGATACTATTTAA
- a CDS encoding sugar isomerase domain-containing protein, with translation MDFVRIYGEKLIEIIRRILSIQEETICQGGIIIADCLKNDGIVNVFGTGHSRLIAEEAFYRAGGMISVNPLLNEKLYFTKGAIQASFTERNEDIVFEILKENKMESKDVGIVVSNSGINVAPVEMTIQMKKIGMKVISIVSLKQSKSSKSLHKSGKKLYELADVVIDNCGEYGDALISMPGLNFKIGPSSTVSGSFIIHSLFIKAAEEMLKRGEKPLVFPSINIEGVSLDVFKQMFEKYKNRIRYY, from the coding sequence ATGGATTTTGTAAGAATTTATGGAGAAAAATTAATAGAAATTATAAGAAGAATTCTTTCTATCCAGGAAGAGACGATTTGTCAGGGTGGAATAATTATTGCAGACTGTCTAAAGAACGATGGAATTGTTAATGTATTCGGTACAGGGCATTCCCGCCTAATAGCTGAGGAAGCATTTTATAGAGCTGGAGGGATGATATCTGTAAATCCGTTATTGAATGAAAAATTATATTTTACTAAGGGCGCAATTCAGGCATCTTTTACAGAAAGAAATGAGGATATTGTATTCGAAATATTAAAAGAAAATAAAATGGAATCAAAAGATGTGGGAATAGTAGTTTCCAATTCAGGAATAAATGTAGCTCCTGTTGAAATGACAATCCAGATGAAAAAAATAGGGATGAAAGTTATATCGATAGTGAGCCTGAAACAGTCCAAATCATCTAAAAGCCTTCATAAGAGTGGTAAAAAGCTCTATGAATTAGCTGATGTGGTGATAGATAACTGTGGAGAATATGGAGATGCTTTAATTTCAATGCCAGGACTTAATTTCAAAATTGGTCCCTCATCAACTGTTTCAGGTTCTTTTATAATTCATTCTTTATTCATAAAAGCTGCTGAAGAAATGTTGAAAAGGGGAGAGAAGCCATTGGTTTTTCCGAGTATCAACATTGAAGGTGTGAGTCTGGATGTTTTTAAGCAAATGTTTGAGAAATATAAAAATAGAATCAGATATTACTGA